A single window of Leclercia adecarboxylata DNA harbors:
- the ydiK gene encoding AI-2E family transporter YdiK gives MVNRHQPRDVAQVLLSVLFLAIMIIACLWIVQPFILGFAWAGTVVIATWPLFLRLERLLFGRRALAVLVMTLLLVLLFVIPVALLVNSLVDGSGPLITSITSGDMTLPTLDWLNDIPLIGDKLYAGWHNLLDMGGSAIMAKVRPYVGATTTWFVGTAAHLGRFVVHCVLMLLFSALLYWRGEQVALGVRHFATRLASARGDAAMLLAAQAVRAVALGVVVTALVQSVLGGIGLAISGVPYATLFTVLMLLTCLMQLGPLLVLVPAIVWLYWSGDTTWGTVLLVWSCVVGTMDNVIRPILIRMGADLPLILILSGVIGGLIAFGMIGLFIGPVLLAVSWRLFSAWVHEVPLPPTDPDALLEALNETEELKK, from the coding sequence ATGGTCAATCGACACCAGCCCAGGGACGTTGCACAAGTTTTGCTGTCGGTGCTGTTTCTGGCAATCATGATTATTGCGTGTCTGTGGATTGTTCAACCCTTCATTCTTGGCTTTGCCTGGGCGGGGACGGTAGTCATCGCCACCTGGCCGCTGTTTCTCCGTTTAGAGCGCTTGCTGTTTGGTCGCCGCGCGCTGGCGGTGCTGGTGATGACGCTGCTACTGGTGCTGCTGTTTGTCATCCCCGTTGCCCTACTGGTGAATAGCCTGGTGGACGGCAGCGGCCCGCTCATCACCAGCATCACCAGCGGGGATATGACCTTACCGACGCTGGATTGGCTGAACGATATCCCGCTGATTGGCGATAAGCTCTATGCCGGCTGGCATAACCTGCTGGATATGGGCGGCAGCGCCATCATGGCGAAGGTGCGGCCTTATGTTGGCGCGACCACCACCTGGTTTGTCGGTACCGCCGCGCACCTGGGCCGCTTTGTTGTCCACTGCGTGTTGATGCTGCTGTTCAGCGCCCTGCTCTACTGGCGCGGCGAGCAGGTAGCGCTCGGGGTTCGTCATTTTGCGACCCGTCTGGCCTCCGCCCGCGGCGATGCGGCGATGCTGCTGGCGGCGCAGGCCGTGCGTGCGGTTGCGTTGGGCGTGGTGGTGACGGCGCTGGTGCAGTCGGTGCTGGGCGGAATTGGTCTGGCGATTTCCGGCGTGCCTTATGCCACTCTCTTTACCGTGCTGATGCTGTTAACCTGTCTGATGCAGCTGGGGCCTCTGCTGGTGCTGGTCCCGGCAATTGTCTGGCTCTACTGGAGCGGTGATACCACCTGGGGCACAGTGCTGCTGGTGTGGAGCTGCGTGGTGGGCACGATGGATAACGTTATTCGTCCGATACTGATTCGCATGGGCGCTGACCTGCCGTTAATCCTGATCCTCTCTGGCGTTATCGGCGGGTTGATTGCCTTCGGGATGATCGGTCTGTTTATCGGGCCGGTGCTGCTGGCGGTCTCCTGGCGACTGTTCTCCGCGTGGGTACACGAAGTCCCGCTGCCGCCGACCGATCCCGACGCGCTGCTTGAAGCGCTGAACGAGACGGAAGAGCTGAAGAAGTAA
- the sufA gene encoding Fe-S cluster assembly scaffold SufA codes for MQQHSETFDPTEFAWRGLSLTPAAAAHIRELVSKQAGMLGVRLGVKTTGCAGFGYVLDTVSEPAKDDLLFEQDGARLYVPLQAMPFIDGTEVDYVREGLNQLFKFNNPKAQNECGCGESFGV; via the coding sequence ATGCAACAGCATTCAGAAACATTTGATCCGACGGAATTTGCGTGGCGTGGATTGTCGCTTACACCTGCCGCAGCGGCGCATATACGCGAGCTGGTAAGCAAGCAGGCGGGCATGCTGGGCGTGCGGTTAGGCGTTAAGACTACCGGCTGCGCCGGCTTTGGTTATGTGCTAGATACCGTCAGCGAACCGGCCAAAGACGATCTACTTTTCGAGCAGGATGGCGCCAGACTGTATGTTCCCTTGCAAGCGATGCCGTTTATTGACGGCACGGAAGTGGATTACGTGCGCGAAGGCTTAAACCAGTTATTCAAATTCAATAACCCGAAAGCCCAGAACGAATGCGGCTGCGGCGAAAGTTTTGGGGTATAG
- the sufC gene encoding Fe-S cluster assembly ATPase SufC — translation MLSIKDLQVSVEDKAILRGLSLDVRPGEVHAIMGPNGSGKSTLSATLAGREDYEVVGGSVDFKGKDLLELSPEDRAGEGIFMAFQYPVEIPGVSNQFFLQTALNAVRKYRSEEELDRFDFQDLMEEKIQLLKMPEDLLTRSVNVGFSGGEKKRNDILQMAVLEPELCILDETDSGLDIDALKIVADGVNALRDGKRSFIIVTHYQRILDYIKPDYVHVLYQGRIVKSGDFTLVKQLEEQGYGWLSEQQ, via the coding sequence ATGTTAAGCATTAAAGATTTACAGGTCAGTGTGGAAGATAAAGCGATCCTGCGCGGCCTGAGCCTGGACGTGCGTCCGGGCGAAGTGCACGCCATTATGGGGCCAAACGGCTCGGGGAAAAGCACGCTCTCTGCCACCCTGGCCGGGCGCGAAGATTACGAAGTGGTCGGCGGTTCGGTCGACTTTAAGGGCAAAGATCTGCTCGAGCTGTCGCCGGAAGATCGCGCCGGCGAAGGCATTTTTATGGCCTTCCAGTATCCGGTGGAGATCCCCGGGGTCAGCAACCAGTTCTTCCTGCAGACCGCGCTGAATGCGGTGCGTAAATACCGCAGCGAAGAGGAGCTGGATCGCTTCGATTTTCAGGATCTGATGGAAGAGAAGATCCAGCTGTTGAAGATGCCGGAAGATCTGCTTACCCGTTCGGTCAACGTCGGTTTTTCCGGCGGGGAGAAGAAGCGTAACGACATCCTGCAGATGGCGGTGCTGGAGCCGGAGCTGTGCATTCTCGATGAAACCGACTCCGGGCTGGACATTGACGCCCTGAAAATTGTCGCCGACGGCGTTAACGCCCTGCGCGACGGTAAGCGGTCGTTCATCATCGTTACTCACTACCAGCGTATTCTCGACTACATCAAGCCGGACTACGTGCATGTGCTCTATCAGGGGCGGATTGTGAAATCCGGTGATTTCACGCTGGTGAAACAGCTGGAGGAGCAGGGCTATGGCTGGCTTAGCGAACAGCAGTAA
- a CDS encoding FAD-binding and (Fe-S)-binding domain-containing protein yields MIPQISQAPGVVQLVLNFLQALEQQGFTGDTATRYADRLTMATDNSIYQLLPDAVVFPRSTADVALLARVASQERFASLIFTPRGGGTGTNGQALNTGIVVDMSRYMNRIIEINPEEGWVRVEAGVIKDQLNQYLKPYGYFFAPELSTSNRATLGGMINTDASGQGSLVYGKTSDHVLGVRAVLLGGDILDTQPVPVELAETLGTDNTTAGRIYRTVLDSCRDNRQLIIDKFPKLNRFLTGYDLRHVFNDDLSQFDLTRILTGSEGTLAFITEARLDITPLPKVRRLVNVKYNSFDSALRNAPFMVDARALSVETVDSKVLNLAREDIVWHSVSELIADVPDKEMLGLNIVEFAGDDAELIESQVAALCQRLDELIARGEGGVIGWQLCNELAGIERIYAMRKKAVGLLGNAKGAAKPIPFAEDTCVPPEHLADYIVEFRALLDSHGLSYGMFGHVDAGVLHVRPALDMCDPQQEMLMKQISDDVVALTAKYGGLLWGEHGKGFRAEYSPAFFGEALFGELRKIKAAFDPDNRLNPGKICPPAGVDAPMMQVDAVKRGTFDRQIPIAVRASWRGAMECNGNGLCFNFDAKSPMCPSMKITSNRIHSPKGRATLVREWLRLLADRGVDPLALEKELPEKRASLRTLVERTRNSWHARKGEYDFSHEVKEAMSGCLACKACSTQCPIKIDVPEFRSRFLQLYHSRYLRPMRDHLVATVESYAPLMARAPRTFNFFINQPLVRKLSEKHIGMIDLPLLSTPSLQRQLVGHRSANLTLEQLEALSPEQKAKTVLVVQDPFTSYYDAQVVADFIRLVERLGYQPVLLPFSPNGKAQHIKGFLNRFAKTAQKTSDFLSRVALLGMPMVGVDPALVLCYRDEYKQTLGDKRGDFHVMLVHEWLPAIVDGQAARETSGESWYLFGHCTEVTALPGAPAQWATIFARFGAKLESVSVGCCGMAGTYGHEVVNHKNSLGIYELSWHQAMQRLPRNRCLATGYSCRSQVKRVEGSGVRHPLQALLEIMG; encoded by the coding sequence ATGATCCCACAAATTTCTCAGGCACCCGGCGTCGTTCAGCTGGTGCTCAATTTTTTGCAGGCTTTGGAGCAACAGGGTTTTACCGGCGATACCGCCACACGTTATGCCGACAGGCTGACCATGGCGACCGACAACAGTATCTACCAGCTACTTCCCGATGCAGTCGTTTTTCCCCGTTCTACCGCTGATGTGGCCCTGCTGGCCCGTGTGGCATCCCAGGAGCGTTTCGCTTCGCTGATCTTTACCCCCCGCGGCGGCGGCACCGGCACCAACGGCCAGGCGCTGAACACCGGGATCGTTGTCGACATGTCCCGCTATATGAACCGCATCATTGAGATCAACCCGGAAGAGGGGTGGGTGCGGGTTGAAGCCGGGGTGATCAAGGATCAGCTTAACCAGTACCTGAAGCCCTACGGCTACTTTTTTGCCCCGGAGCTGTCGACCAGTAACCGTGCCACCCTCGGCGGGATGATCAACACCGACGCCTCGGGCCAGGGCTCGCTGGTGTACGGCAAAACCTCCGATCACGTCCTCGGGGTGCGGGCGGTGCTGCTTGGCGGCGATATTCTTGATACCCAGCCCGTGCCGGTCGAACTGGCCGAGACGCTCGGGACGGACAACACCACTGCCGGGCGCATCTACCGCACCGTGCTGGACAGCTGTCGCGACAACCGCCAGCTGATTATCGATAAATTCCCGAAACTGAACCGCTTCCTGACCGGCTACGATCTGCGTCATGTCTTCAATGACGACCTGAGCCAGTTCGATTTGACCCGCATCCTGACCGGTTCAGAAGGCACGCTGGCCTTTATCACCGAGGCGCGTCTCGACATCACCCCGCTGCCAAAAGTGCGCCGGCTGGTGAACGTCAAGTACAACTCATTTGACTCTGCGCTGCGTAATGCCCCCTTTATGGTGGATGCCCGCGCATTGTCGGTGGAAACCGTCGACTCCAAAGTGCTCAACCTGGCGCGGGAAGATATTGTCTGGCACTCGGTCAGCGAGCTGATCGCCGACGTGCCCGACAAAGAGATGCTGGGCCTGAACATCGTTGAGTTTGCCGGTGATGACGCCGAACTCATCGAAAGTCAGGTCGCGGCTCTGTGCCAGCGGCTCGACGAGCTGATCGCCCGGGGCGAGGGCGGGGTAATTGGCTGGCAGCTGTGCAACGAGCTTGCCGGTATTGAGCGTATCTATGCGATGCGCAAAAAAGCGGTCGGCCTGTTGGGTAACGCCAAAGGGGCGGCCAAGCCGATCCCCTTTGCCGAAGATACCTGTGTCCCGCCGGAACACCTCGCCGACTATATTGTCGAATTCCGCGCCCTGCTCGACAGCCACGGCCTGAGCTACGGCATGTTCGGTCACGTCGATGCCGGGGTACTGCACGTTCGCCCTGCGCTGGACATGTGCGATCCGCAGCAGGAGATGCTGATGAAGCAGATCTCCGATGACGTGGTAGCCCTCACCGCGAAATACGGTGGCCTGCTGTGGGGCGAGCACGGAAAAGGGTTCCGCGCGGAGTACAGCCCGGCCTTCTTTGGCGAGGCGCTGTTTGGCGAACTGCGCAAAATCAAAGCGGCCTTTGACCCGGACAACCGGCTCAACCCAGGTAAAATCTGCCCGCCAGCGGGCGTCGATGCCCCAATGATGCAGGTAGACGCGGTGAAACGCGGCACCTTCGATCGCCAGATCCCGATTGCGGTGCGCGCTTCGTGGCGCGGCGCGATGGAGTGTAACGGCAACGGCCTGTGCTTTAACTTCGATGCCAAAAGCCCGATGTGCCCGTCGATGAAGATCACCAGCAACCGCATCCACTCCCCGAAAGGGCGCGCCACTCTGGTGCGCGAGTGGCTGCGTCTGCTGGCCGACCGCGGCGTGGATCCGCTGGCGCTGGAGAAAGAGCTGCCGGAAAAACGCGCCAGCCTGCGCACTCTCGTTGAGCGCACCCGTAACAGCTGGCACGCGCGCAAAGGGGAGTACGATTTCTCCCACGAGGTGAAAGAGGCGATGTCCGGCTGCCTGGCCTGTAAAGCCTGCTCCACCCAGTGCCCGATTAAGATCGACGTGCCGGAGTTCCGTTCGCGCTTCCTGCAGCTCTACCACAGCCGTTACCTGCGCCCGATGCGCGATCATCTGGTGGCGACGGTTGAGAGCTATGCCCCGCTGATGGCCCGCGCGCCGCGCACCTTCAACTTCTTTATCAACCAGCCGCTGGTGCGCAAACTGTCCGAGAAGCATATCGGCATGATTGACCTGCCGCTGCTCTCCACGCCGTCGCTGCAGCGCCAGCTGGTGGGCCATCGCTCCGCCAACCTGACCCTTGAGCAGCTGGAGGCCCTGAGCCCGGAGCAGAAAGCGAAAACCGTGCTGGTGGTGCAGGACCCGTTCACAAGCTATTACGACGCGCAGGTAGTGGCCGACTTTATTCGTCTGGTGGAGCGACTGGGCTATCAGCCGGTACTGCTGCCGTTCTCGCCGAACGGGAAAGCCCAGCACATTAAAGGTTTCCTCAATCGTTTCGCCAAAACGGCGCAAAAGACCTCTGACTTCCTTAGCCGGGTGGCGTTGCTGGGGATGCCGATGGTCGGCGTCGATCCGGCGCTGGTGCTTTGCTATCGCGATGAGTACAAGCAGACCCTCGGTGACAAGCGAGGCGACTTCCACGTGATGCTGGTACATGAGTGGCTCCCGGCGATTGTCGACGGGCAAGCCGCCCGGGAGACCAGCGGCGAATCCTGGTACCTGTTCGGCCACTGTACCGAAGTCACCGCGCTGCCGGGCGCGCCTGCCCAGTGGGCTACGATCTTTGCCCGCTTTGGTGCGAAGCTTGAGAGCGTCAGCGTCGGCTGCTGCGGCATGGCCGGGACCTACGGCCATGAGGTGGTGAACCACAAGAACTCGCTGGGGATCTATGAGCTCTCCTGGCATCAGGCGATGCAGCGTTTACCGCGTAATCGCTGTCTGGCGACCGGCTACTCCTGCCGCAGCCAGGTGAAGCGCGTCGAGGGCAGCGGCGTACGCCATCCACTGCAGGCTTTACTGGAGATTATGGGATGA
- the sufB gene encoding Fe-S cluster assembly protein SufB, whose amino-acid sequence MSRHTEATDDVNTWSGGHINYKEGFFTQLQTDELAKGINEEVIRAISAKRNEPDWMLEFRLNAFKAWLEMEEPHWLKAHYDKLNYQDYSYYSAPSCGNCDDTCASEPGAVQQTGANAFLSKEVEEAFEQLGVPVREGREVAVDAIFDSVSVATTYREKLGEQGIIFCSFGEAIHDHPELVKKYLGTVVPCNDNFFAALNAAVASDGTFIYVPKGVRCPMELSTYFRINAEKTGQFERTILVADEGSYVSYIEGCSAPVRDSYQLHAAVVEVIIHKDAEVKYSTVQNWFPGDNNTGGILNFVTKRALCEGENSKMSWTQSETGSAITWKYPSCILRGDNSIGEFYSVALTSGHQQADTGTKMIHIGKNTKSTIISKGISAGKSQNSYRGLVKIMPTATNARNFTQCDSMLIGPDCGAHTFPYVECRNNSAQLEHEATTSRIGEDQLFYCLQRGISEEDAISMIVNGFCKDVFSELPLEFAVEAQKLLAISLEHSVG is encoded by the coding sequence ATGTCTCGACATACTGAAGCAACTGACGACGTCAACACCTGGTCCGGCGGCCATATCAATTACAAAGAGGGCTTCTTCACCCAATTGCAGACCGATGAGCTGGCAAAAGGGATCAATGAAGAGGTGATCCGCGCCATTTCCGCCAAGCGCAACGAGCCAGACTGGATGCTGGAGTTCCGCCTGAATGCGTTCAAAGCCTGGCTGGAGATGGAAGAGCCCCACTGGCTGAAGGCGCACTACGATAAGCTGAACTATCAGGATTACAGCTACTACTCTGCGCCGTCGTGCGGCAATTGCGACGACACCTGCGCCTCTGAGCCCGGCGCGGTACAGCAGACCGGGGCTAACGCCTTTTTAAGCAAAGAGGTGGAAGAGGCCTTCGAGCAGCTTGGCGTGCCGGTGCGGGAAGGACGCGAGGTGGCGGTGGACGCCATCTTCGACTCCGTCTCGGTCGCCACTACCTATCGGGAAAAGCTGGGTGAGCAAGGGATCATCTTCTGCTCCTTTGGCGAAGCCATCCACGATCATCCCGAGCTGGTGAAGAAGTACCTCGGCACGGTGGTGCCGTGCAACGACAACTTCTTTGCGGCGCTGAACGCGGCGGTGGCCTCCGACGGCACCTTTATCTACGTGCCGAAGGGCGTGCGCTGCCCGATGGAGCTATCGACCTATTTCCGCATCAACGCTGAGAAAACCGGCCAGTTTGAACGCACCATTCTGGTGGCCGACGAGGGTAGCTACGTCAGCTATATCGAGGGCTGTTCCGCCCCGGTTCGCGACAGCTATCAGCTGCACGCCGCGGTGGTGGAGGTGATCATCCATAAAGACGCCGAAGTGAAATACTCCACGGTGCAGAACTGGTTCCCGGGGGATAACAACACCGGCGGCATTCTGAACTTCGTCACCAAGCGCGCATTGTGCGAAGGCGAAAACAGCAAGATGTCCTGGACCCAGTCCGAAACCGGCTCCGCCATCACCTGGAAGTACCCGAGCTGCATCCTGCGCGGAGATAACTCCATCGGCGAGTTCTACTCGGTGGCGCTCACCAGCGGGCATCAGCAGGCCGATACCGGCACCAAGATGATCCACATCGGTAAGAACACCAAATCGACCATCATCTCGAAGGGGATCTCGGCGGGTAAAAGCCAGAACAGCTACCGCGGGCTGGTCAAAATCATGCCGACGGCTACCAACGCGCGCAACTTTACCCAGTGTGACTCGATGCTGATTGGCCCGGACTGCGGGGCACATACTTTCCCGTACGTCGAGTGCCGTAACAACAGCGCCCAGCTGGAGCACGAAGCTACCACCTCGCGGATTGGTGAAGATCAGCTCTTCTACTGTCTGCAGCGCGGCATCAGCGAAGAGGATGCCATTTCAATGATCGTGAACGGCTTCTGTAAGGATGTGTTCTCTGAACTGCCGCTCGAGTTTGCCGTTGAAGCGCAGAAATTACTGGCGATTAGCCTTGAACACAGCGTCGGTTAA
- the sufD gene encoding Fe-S cluster assembly protein SufD, with product MAGLANSSNALQQWHRLFEAQGGTRSEQAQQHLQQMLRLGLPTRKHENWKYTPLEGLLNGEFVTRPASVQPTDRDALALTLDATRLVFVDGRFSPALSDSADDSGFEVVINDERQSLAAPVQPELFLHLTESLAQSVTHIRVKRNARPAKPLLLMHITQGLEGEEINTAHYRHHLELGEGAEATVIEHYASLTPARHFTGSRLTMSVAANAQLHHIKLAFENAASHHFAHNDLQLAADAAAYSHSFLLGGAVLRHNTSTQLNGENTTLRINSLAMPVKTEVCDTRTWLEHNKGYCNSRQLHKTIVSDKGRAVFNGLINVAQHAIKTDGQMTNNNLLMGRLAEVDTKPQLEIYADDVKCSHGATVGRIDDEQMFYLRSRGIDKQAAEKMIIYAFAAELTEALGDETLRQQVLARIGQRLPGGVA from the coding sequence ATGGCTGGCTTAGCGAACAGCAGTAACGCGCTGCAGCAGTGGCACCGTCTGTTTGAGGCCCAGGGCGGAACGCGCTCGGAGCAGGCCCAGCAGCACCTGCAGCAGATGCTGCGCCTCGGCCTGCCGACGCGTAAGCACGAGAACTGGAAATACACCCCGCTGGAAGGGCTGCTCAACGGCGAGTTTGTCACCCGGCCCGCCAGCGTGCAACCGACCGATCGTGATGCGCTGGCGCTCACCCTCGACGCCACCCGGCTGGTGTTTGTTGACGGGCGCTTTAGCCCGGCGCTGAGCGACAGCGCCGACGACAGCGGCTTTGAGGTCGTTATTAACGACGAGCGCCAGAGCCTGGCGGCACCGGTGCAGCCGGAGCTGTTCCTGCATCTTACCGAGAGTCTGGCGCAGAGCGTGACCCATATCCGCGTGAAGCGTAACGCGCGTCCTGCGAAGCCGCTGTTGCTGATGCACATTACCCAGGGGCTTGAGGGGGAGGAGATCAACACCGCCCACTATCGCCACCATCTGGAGCTGGGCGAAGGGGCCGAGGCGACGGTTATTGAACACTATGCCAGTCTGACCCCGGCGCGCCATTTCACCGGTTCGCGCCTGACCATGAGCGTGGCGGCCAACGCTCAGCTGCACCATATCAAGCTGGCGTTTGAGAATGCGGCGAGTCATCACTTCGCCCATAACGACCTCCAGCTTGCCGCCGATGCGGCAGCATACAGCCACAGCTTCCTGCTGGGCGGGGCGGTACTGCGTCATAACACCAGCACCCAGCTCAACGGCGAAAACACCACGCTGCGCATTAACAGCCTGGCAATGCCGGTGAAAACCGAAGTGTGCGACACCCGGACCTGGCTTGAGCACAACAAGGGCTACTGCAACAGTCGGCAGCTGCACAAAACTATCGTCAGCGATAAGGGCCGGGCGGTCTTTAATGGGCTGATTAACGTGGCTCAGCACGCCATCAAAACCGACGGGCAGATGACCAACAATAATCTGCTGATGGGCCGGCTGGCGGAGGTGGACACCAAACCGCAGCTGGAAATCTATGCCGATGACGTGAAATGCAGCCACGGGGCAACGGTGGGTCGTATTGATGATGAGCAGATGTTCTATCTGCGCTCCCGCGGGATCGATAAGCAGGCGGCAGAGAAGATGATCATTTACGCCTTTGCCGCCGAGCTGACCGAAGCGCTCGGAGATGAAACCTTAAGACAGCAGGTGCTGGCGCGAATCGGCCAGCGTCTGCCCGGAGGTGTGGCATGA
- the menI gene encoding 1,4-dihydroxy-2-naphthoyl-CoA hydrolase has protein sequence MIWKRAVTLQALNAMSDGNMVGLLDIQFTRIGEDELEATMPVDSRTHQPFGLLHGGASVVLAETLGSVAGYLCTEGEQKVVGLEVNANHIRSVRSGRVRGVCRALHTGGRHQVWQIDIFDEQQRLCCSSRLTTAVV, from the coding sequence ATGATCTGGAAACGTGCGGTCACCCTGCAGGCGTTAAACGCCATGAGCGACGGGAACATGGTGGGGTTGCTGGACATTCAGTTTACCCGCATCGGCGAAGATGAACTGGAAGCGACCATGCCGGTGGACAGCCGCACTCATCAGCCGTTTGGCCTGCTGCACGGCGGCGCGTCGGTGGTGCTGGCCGAAACCCTGGGCTCGGTAGCGGGCTATCTCTGCACCGAAGGGGAGCAGAAGGTGGTGGGTCTGGAGGTCAATGCCAACCACATACGTTCCGTGCGCAGCGGGCGGGTGCGCGGCGTCTGTCGCGCTCTGCATACCGGCGGGCGACACCAGGTGTGGCAGATTGATATCTTCGATGAACAGCAGCGGTTGTGCTGCTCGTCGCGGTTGACGACCGCAGTCGTATAA
- the sufE gene encoding cysteine desulfuration protein SufE — protein MAALPDRDKLLRNFTRCANWEEKYLYIIELGQRLPALSESAHVPENSIQGCQSQVWIIMHQNESGMIELAGDSDAAIVKGLIAVVFILYQQMSPQDIVAFDVRPWFEKMALTQHLTPSRSQGLEAMIRAIRSKAANIS, from the coding sequence ATGGCTGCATTGCCAGACAGAGACAAATTGCTGCGTAACTTTACGCGTTGCGCAAACTGGGAAGAGAAATACCTCTACATCATTGAGCTGGGGCAGCGTCTGCCTGCCCTCAGCGAAAGCGCGCACGTTCCGGAAAATAGTATTCAGGGCTGTCAGAGCCAGGTGTGGATAATAATGCACCAGAACGAGTCCGGAATGATTGAATTAGCGGGCGACAGTGATGCGGCAATAGTAAAAGGCCTAATAGCCGTGGTGTTTATTTTATATCAGCAGATGTCCCCGCAGGATATTGTCGCTTTTGACGTGCGCCCGTGGTTTGAAAAAATGGCGCTTACCCAGCATTTAACGCCTTCGCGCTCTCAGGGTCTTGAGGCGATGATCCGCGCAATCCGCTCCAAAGCCGCCAACATTAGCTAA
- the sufS gene encoding cysteine desulfurase SufS — translation MNFPVEKVRADFPVLTREVNGLPLAYLDSAASAQKPAQVIEAEAEFYRHGYAAVHRGIHTLSAEATQRMENVRTRAAAFLNARSPEELVFVRGTTEGINLVANSWGSAEVHTGDNIIISQMEHHANIVPWQMLCERVGAELRVIPLNQDGTLQLEQLDTLLDERTRLVAITQISNVLGTENPVADIIAKAHLVGAKVLVDGAQAVMHHTVDVQALDCDFYVFSGHKLYGPTGIGVLYVKDDILQKMPPWEGGGSMIATVSLSEGTTYARAPWRFEAGTPNTGGIIGLGAAMEYVSSVGLDAIAEYEQMLMHYALAELASVPDLTLYGPADRQGVIAFNLGKHHAYDVGSFLDNYGVAVRTGHHCAMPLMAFYQVPAMCRASLVMYNTLEEVDRLVAGLKRIHHLLG, via the coding sequence ATGAATTTTCCTGTAGAGAAAGTGCGGGCGGATTTTCCCGTCCTGACCCGTGAAGTGAACGGTCTGCCGCTTGCCTATCTCGACAGCGCCGCCAGCGCGCAAAAGCCCGCGCAGGTGATCGAGGCCGAGGCGGAGTTTTACCGGCACGGTTACGCGGCGGTGCATCGGGGGATCCACACCCTCAGCGCCGAAGCGACGCAGCGGATGGAGAACGTCCGTACCCGGGCGGCGGCATTTTTAAATGCCCGCTCGCCGGAAGAGCTGGTGTTTGTGCGCGGCACCACCGAAGGGATCAACCTGGTGGCGAACAGCTGGGGCAGTGCTGAGGTCCATACGGGCGATAACATCATCATCAGCCAGATGGAGCATCACGCCAATATTGTGCCCTGGCAGATGCTGTGCGAGCGGGTCGGGGCCGAGCTGCGGGTGATCCCGCTGAATCAGGACGGCACGCTCCAGCTTGAACAGCTGGATACGCTGCTGGATGAACGCACCCGGCTGGTGGCTATCACCCAAATCTCCAACGTGCTGGGCACCGAAAACCCGGTGGCGGACATTATCGCTAAAGCCCATCTTGTCGGCGCGAAAGTGCTGGTGGACGGGGCGCAGGCGGTGATGCATCACACCGTGGACGTGCAGGCGCTGGACTGCGATTTTTACGTCTTCTCCGGGCATAAGCTCTACGGCCCGACCGGGATCGGCGTGCTGTACGTCAAAGACGATATCCTGCAGAAGATGCCGCCGTGGGAAGGGGGCGGGTCAATGATCGCCACCGTCAGCCTGAGCGAAGGCACCACCTATGCCCGCGCGCCGTGGCGTTTTGAAGCCGGGACGCCTAACACCGGGGGCATTATCGGTCTCGGGGCGGCGATGGAGTATGTCTCGTCCGTTGGCCTCGATGCCATCGCCGAGTACGAGCAGATGCTGATGCACTACGCCCTGGCAGAGCTGGCCAGCGTGCCGGATCTGACCCTTTACGGCCCGGCAGATCGTCAGGGGGTGATCGCCTTTAATCTCGGGAAACACCACGCCTATGACGTCGGCAGTTTCCTCGATAACTACGGGGTGGCGGTGCGCACCGGGCATCACTGCGCCATGCCGCTGATGGCATTCTATCAGGTACCGGCAATGTGTCGCGCATCGCTGGTAATGTACAACACACTGGAAGAGGTCGACAGGCTGGTGGCAGGGCTGAAGCGTATCCACCACCTGCTGGGCTAA